One window of the Pirellulales bacterium genome contains the following:
- a CDS encoding phospholipase D-like domain-containing protein, with protein MKELGDARQTVLIPAFSFTSVPIAKALVEAHERGVKITVILDKSERTQSYSEADFVAHAEIPCFIDAKHAIAHNTIMLIDGRTIITGSFNFTKQASLGNRLWRNPDVNRPHISPS; from the coding sequence GTGAAGGAACTCGGCGACGCGCGGCAGACGGTCCTGATTCCGGCGTTTTCGTTTACCTCAGTGCCGATCGCCAAGGCACTGGTCGAAGCCCACGAGCGCGGCGTGAAGATCACGGTCATTTTGGACAAGAGCGAGCGGACGCAGAGTTATTCCGAGGCCGACTTCGTTGCCCACGCCGAGATCCCCTGCTTTATCGACGCCAAGCACGCGATCGCCCACAACACGATCATGCTGATCGACGGCCGGACGATTATCACCGGAAGCTTCAATTTCACCAAACAGGCCAGCCTTGGCAACCGCCTGTGGCGAAACCCCGATGTGAATCGACCGCACATTTCGCCATCTTGA